The following proteins come from a genomic window of Chloroflexota bacterium:
- a CDS encoding glycosyltransferase family 2 protein — protein MTEDVVNRAVSSRAADRAPRTAPPQILAHERGYAVVLSLLFFALWGVPLWGPFLMPAVLAYVVAAYNCYWTAQALYGAWCAVRGLRIMARWMRIDWQARYKQTGRPVQHVVVLPNYDERIEILRQTLDRLALAEYPREQISVVLAMEDRETGSQEKAELLSAEYAGRFGHFWITLHPLLPDETAGKGANLAYCLRQISKRAEELGWDPSQVMVTTLDADTRLHPQFLAALAVRFLEVPDPTRKFFQGMLMLINNVWDVFAPTRVLAAFWTFTYVAASTHYQRMTTAVYSMSLRLLQDAGYWDPRVVAEDGHIFFRAFFALQGRPDIEQIFLPVGLDAVRAPTMWQSLVVQFRQMQRWAWTASILPFVLDAWLHRRAVPLSRKFAKVLPYVEGLVIMPSSWFVITFGVLLPPLLNPQMPTDVFGVPLAVLAPLILSPTLIGVVVALSVNIMLRNQFAQRSARVPWPQRVVESIEWGLMLFVAVFYFGIPYVQAYWRMISGNELHFERTPK, from the coding sequence ATGACGGAAGACGTTGTGAACCGAGCCGTTTCGTCGCGTGCCGCAGACCGCGCACCTCGCACTGCCCCGCCGCAAATTCTCGCTCACGAGCGCGGCTACGCCGTTGTGCTCTCACTGCTGTTTTTCGCGCTGTGGGGCGTGCCGCTGTGGGGCCCGTTTCTGATGCCGGCCGTGCTGGCCTATGTCGTGGCAGCCTACAACTGCTACTGGACGGCGCAGGCGCTGTACGGCGCCTGGTGCGCGGTGCGCGGCCTGCGCATCATGGCCCGGTGGATGCGCATCGACTGGCAGGCGCGTTACAAACAGACGGGCCGGCCCGTGCAGCACGTCGTCGTGCTCCCCAATTACGACGAGCGCATAGAGATTCTGCGCCAGACGCTCGACCGGCTGGCGCTGGCGGAGTACCCGCGCGAGCAGATCAGCGTGGTGTTGGCGATGGAGGATCGCGAGACGGGCTCCCAGGAGAAGGCCGAGTTGCTGAGCGCGGAATACGCCGGGCGCTTCGGCCATTTCTGGATCACGCTGCACCCGTTGCTGCCGGACGAAACAGCGGGCAAGGGGGCTAACCTGGCGTACTGCCTGCGCCAGATCAGCAAGCGCGCCGAGGAACTGGGCTGGGATCCATCGCAGGTGATGGTGACCACGCTCGATGCCGACACGCGCCTGCACCCGCAGTTCCTTGCGGCGCTGGCGGTGCGTTTCCTTGAGGTCCCCGACCCGACACGCAAGTTCTTTCAGGGCATGCTGATGCTGATCAACAACGTCTGGGACGTGTTCGCGCCGACACGCGTGCTGGCCGCATTCTGGACGTTTACCTATGTCGCTGCGTCCACGCACTACCAGCGTATGACCACCGCCGTGTACTCCATGAGCCTGCGGCTGCTGCAGGATGCCGGTTACTGGGACCCGCGCGTGGTGGCGGAGGACGGGCACATTTTCTTTCGCGCGTTCTTTGCGCTGCAAGGGCGCCCAGACATCGAGCAGATCTTCCTGCCGGTCGGGCTGGACGCGGTGCGCGCGCCGACGATGTGGCAGTCGCTCGTGGTGCAGTTCCGGCAGATGCAGCGCTGGGCCTGGACGGCGTCGATCTTGCCATTTGTCCTTGATGCCTGGCTGCATCGCCGCGCTGTGCCGCTGTCGCGCAAGTTTGCGAAGGTCCTGCCGTATGTCGAGGGACTAGTGATCATGCCCTCGTCGTGGTTCGTCATCACCTTCGGCGTCCTGCTGCCGCCGTTGTTGAACCCGCAGATGCCGACCGACGTCTTTGGCGTGCCGCTCGCCGTGCTGGCCCCGCTGATTCTGTCCCCAACGCTGATCGGCGTGGTGGTGGCGCTGTCGGTCAACATCATGCTGCGCAACCAGTTCGCGCAGCGCAGCGCCCGCGTGCCGTGGCCGCAGCGCGTCGTGGAATCGATCGAATGGGGCCTGATGCTGTTTGTCGCGGTCTTCTACTTCGGCATCCCCTATGTGCAGGCCTACTGGCGCATGATCAGCGGCAACGAACTGCACTTCGAGCGCACGCCGAAATAG